A genomic region of Homalodisca vitripennis isolate AUS2020 chromosome 5, UT_GWSS_2.1, whole genome shotgun sequence contains the following coding sequences:
- the LOC124363882 gene encoding mitotic-spindle organizing protein 1-like, which produces MPDKQVCDEKYSEVKETFETMSEISTLLNTGLDLKTLSFCVRLCENGVHPESLAKVITEIRQEVNRMNGQEKK; this is translated from the coding sequence ATGCCAGATAAACAAGTGTGTGATGAGAAATATAGCGAAGTCAAGGAGACGTTTGAAACCATGTCAGAAATATCAACACTACTTAATACCGGACTAGATCTCAAGACGTTGTCATTTTGTGTGAGATTATGTGAAAACGGGGTGCACCCTGAATCTTTGGCTAAGGTTATCACAGAGATCAGACAAGAAGTCAACAGGATGAATGGACAAGAAAAGAAGTGA